From Novosphingobium decolorationis, one genomic window encodes:
- the lptG gene encoding LPS export ABC transporter permease LptG — protein MQLEFFPSRTLTLYLARLFVTRIAAMLVMLVLVLQVLDLLGESGDILAYPSNGESQLLYYVSLRVPQLIARFLPYSVLLATIITLATLNQNSEVISMKAAGLSAHQVLAPLLMSATVIAGISFVFNERVVTRATATLDAWSSVEYGPVPEDSGVRSNIYLADGKNLMTARTMTGEGAGLILNGVTFYARDENDMIVQQVRADRATYANPGWKMTNATVFEVATTTTTQVPAVVVAKDVTPGKVTLSKVDANSQDIFTLSTSIEALRVAGRRTSSLEAAWWHKISGPMSSILMPLLGAVAGFGLARSGQLLIRSIAGMALGFAYFVLDNAALAMGNFGGYPPLVAAWAPFVLFALIGEAVLVRTEE, from the coding sequence ATGCAGTTGGAATTCTTCCCCTCGCGCACGCTGACGCTCTATCTTGCACGCCTCTTCGTGACCCGCATCGCGGCCATGCTGGTGATGCTGGTGCTGGTGCTTCAGGTGCTCGACCTCCTGGGGGAGAGCGGCGACATCCTGGCTTATCCCAGCAACGGCGAATCGCAGCTTCTCTATTACGTCTCGCTGCGCGTGCCGCAGCTGATCGCGCGCTTCCTGCCCTATTCGGTGCTGCTGGCGACGATCATCACACTGGCCACGCTCAACCAGAACAGCGAGGTCATCTCGATGAAGGCGGCCGGGCTCTCGGCGCACCAGGTCCTGGCGCCGCTCCTGATGAGCGCGACGGTGATTGCGGGCATAAGCTTCGTCTTCAACGAGCGCGTGGTGACCCGCGCGACGGCGACGCTCGATGCCTGGAGTTCGGTCGAATATGGCCCCGTGCCCGAGGATTCGGGCGTGCGCAGCAACATCTATCTTGCCGATGGGAAGAACCTGATGACCGCGCGCACGATGACGGGCGAGGGGGCCGGGCTGATCCTCAACGGCGTCACCTTCTACGCGCGCGATGAGAACGACATGATCGTGCAGCAGGTGCGCGCGGACCGGGCGACTTACGCCAATCCGGGCTGGAAGATGACGAACGCGACCGTCTTCGAGGTGGCGACGACCACGACCACGCAGGTCCCTGCGGTTGTCGTCGCCAAGGACGTGACGCCGGGCAAGGTCACGCTGTCCAAGGTCGATGCCAATTCGCAGGACATCTTCACACTCAGCACCTCGATCGAGGCGCTGCGCGTCGCCGGGCGCCGGACAAGCTCGCTCGAAGCGGCCTGGTGGCACAAGATTTCCGGGCCCATGTCCTCGATCCTGATGCCGCTGCTGGGCGCTGTCGCGGGCTTTGGCCTTGCCCGTTCGGGCCAGCTCCTGATCCGCTCGATCGCGGGCATGGCGCTGGGCTTTGCCTACTTCGTGCTCGACAACGCCGCGCTCGCGATGGGCAACTTCGGCGGCTACCCCCCGCTGGTCGCGGCCTGGGCGCCGTTCGTGCTCTTCGCGCTCATCGGGGAGGCGGTGCTGGTGCGGACCGAGGAATAG
- a CDS encoding fatty acid desaturase family protein produces the protein MSAQEALEVNPQPCEGAAAAPAQARVRAVAPGTTGSWHAQIPEDRAMLRAAAQLTRDIARARPEIYWPDMLGSAALGYAALAGAILVESTPLAVALGLFASIALYRALLFIHEITHMHRDALPGFRFGWNLLVGIPMLIPSFMYEGVHAQHHSRKRYGTIADPEYLPLALMKPWSLPVFALTAILLPPALLIRSAILVPLGVIIPPLRTLVWERASALAINPRYRREKPKGDFARMVFWQELGCSLWAIAVLVASYSYGWRPLIIALSVVSLTAFLNQVRTLVAHLWENEGEEMTLTAQYLDSVNVPPPGFLSPLWAPVGLRFHALHHLLPSMPYHSLTECHRRLSAHLGLESTYEKASYPGLLPLLGRLVRGTMSRR, from the coding sequence ATGAGTGCCCAGGAAGCCCTTGAAGTGAACCCGCAGCCTTGTGAAGGCGCCGCCGCCGCGCCCGCACAGGCGCGCGTGCGTGCCGTCGCGCCGGGAACGACCGGGAGCTGGCATGCCCAGATTCCCGAGGACCGCGCGATGCTGCGCGCCGCCGCCCAGCTGACCCGCGACATCGCCCGGGCCCGCCCCGAGATCTACTGGCCCGACATGCTCGGCTCAGCCGCGCTGGGCTACGCCGCGCTGGCGGGCGCGATCCTGGTGGAGAGCACGCCTCTGGCCGTGGCGCTCGGCCTGTTCGCCTCGATCGCGCTCTACCGCGCGCTCCTCTTCATCCACGAGATCACCCACATGCACCGCGATGCCCTGCCGGGTTTCCGCTTCGGCTGGAACCTGCTGGTGGGCATCCCGATGCTGATCCCCTCGTTCATGTACGAGGGCGTCCACGCGCAGCACCATTCGCGCAAGCGCTACGGCACCATCGCCGATCCCGAGTACCTGCCGCTCGCGCTGATGAAGCCCTGGAGCCTGCCGGTCTTTGCCCTGACCGCGATCCTGCTGCCGCCGGCTCTGCTCATCCGCTCGGCCATCCTCGTGCCGCTCGGCGTCATCATCCCGCCGCTGCGCACGCTGGTGTGGGAGCGCGCCTCCGCGCTGGCCATCAACCCCCGCTACCGCCGCGAGAAGCCCAAGGGCGACTTTGCGCGCATGGTCTTCTGGCAGGAGCTGGGCTGCTCTCTCTGGGCCATCGCCGTCCTTGTCGCCAGCTACAGCTACGGCTGGCGCCCGCTCATCATCGCCCTTTCGGTGGTCTCGCTGACCGCCTTCCTCAACCAGGTCCGCACGCTTGTCGCGCACCTGTGGGAGAACGAGGGCGAGGAGATGACCCTGACCGCGCAGTATCTCGATTCGGTGAACGTGCCCCCGCCGGGCTTCCTGTCGCCGCTTTGGGCGCCCGTCGGCCTGCGCTTCCACGCGCTGCACCACCTGCTGCCCTCGATGCCCTACCACTCGCTGACCGAGTGCCACCGGCGCCTGAGCGCCCACCTGGGCCTGGAATCGACCTACGAAAAGGCGAGCTACCCCGGCCTCCTGCCACTGCTCGGGCGGCTCGTGCGCGGGACGATGTCTCGCCGCTGA
- the clpS gene encoding ATP-dependent Clp protease adapter ClpS codes for MAYPFDDSLLHRVSPLVATGAGEDGPGTGDDDQVGIATKTRAKPKKPSQFKVLMLNDDYTPMEFVVMVLKRFFHMDLEQATRVMLHVHQKGVGVCGIFPYEIAETKVNQVMDFARQNQHPLQCTLEKA; via the coding sequence ATGGCTTACCCCTTCGACGATTCCCTGTTGCACCGCGTATCCCCTCTTGTCGCCACCGGAGCGGGGGAGGACGGACCCGGTACAGGTGACGACGATCAGGTCGGCATCGCCACCAAGACCCGCGCCAAGCCCAAGAAGCCCAGCCAGTTCAAGGTCCTGATGCTGAATGACGACTACACGCCGATGGAGTTCGTCGTGATGGTCCTCAAGCGCTTCTTCCATATGGACCTCGAGCAGGCGACCCGCGTGATGCTTCATGTCCACCAGAAGGGCGTCGGCGTCTGCGGGATATTCCCCTATGAGATCGCGGAAACCAAGGTGAACCAGGTGATGGATTTCGCCCGGCAGAACCAGCATCCGCTCCAGTGCACCCTGGAAAAGGCCTGA
- a CDS encoding N-acetyltransferase — MAKAELVITPVSSKADRAAFVDCSYRLNASDQNWVANLRSEEIAKFTPGKNPFFEHARHQLFLARREGRVVGRISAQIDELALKQPVEQGMGPGTGNWGAIEAEDAEVAKALIDTAEGWLRREGMTRVLAPMNLSVWEEPGLLVKGHDHSPMVMMGHHNAAYQGWIEGEGYTRAKTLYTYDLDVTKEFPRLVQRIVASGEKNAKITIRNADLKHFDRDAGIICDILNDAWSDNWGFVPFTAEEIAHTGKALKPLVHPELIRIAEYEGEPVAFMMTLPDLNGIQKRVNGAKGKPGVLGLIKLLLWLRRPNPADMRVPLMGVRKKLQSSRLASQLAFMMIEFIRRSATAKFGAKRAEIGWILDDNQGMVAIADAIDSQINREYVIYEKAL, encoded by the coding sequence GTGGCCAAAGCCGAACTAGTCATCACTCCGGTTTCGAGCAAGGCCGACCGGGCTGCCTTTGTCGATTGCAGTTATCGACTCAATGCGTCAGATCAAAACTGGGTCGCGAACCTGCGCTCGGAGGAGATCGCCAAGTTCACGCCCGGCAAGAACCCGTTTTTCGAGCATGCCCGCCACCAGCTGTTCCTGGCGCGCCGCGAGGGCCGCGTCGTGGGCCGCATATCGGCGCAGATCGATGAACTGGCGCTGAAACAGCCGGTCGAGCAGGGCATGGGACCGGGCACGGGCAACTGGGGCGCGATCGAGGCCGAGGATGCCGAGGTCGCCAAGGCGCTGATCGACACCGCCGAGGGCTGGCTGCGCCGCGAGGGCATGACCCGCGTGCTGGCGCCGATGAACCTCTCGGTCTGGGAAGAGCCGGGCCTCCTGGTCAAGGGGCACGACCATTCGCCGATGGTGATGATGGGCCACCACAACGCGGCCTACCAGGGCTGGATCGAGGGCGAGGGCTATACCCGCGCCAAGACGCTCTACACCTATGACCTGGACGTGACCAAGGAGTTCCCGCGGCTCGTCCAGCGCATCGTCGCCTCGGGCGAGAAGAACGCCAAGATCACGATTCGCAACGCCGATCTCAAGCACTTCGACCGCGACGCCGGGATCATCTGCGACATCCTCAACGATGCCTGGTCGGACAACTGGGGCTTCGTGCCCTTCACCGCAGAAGAGATCGCGCACACCGGCAAGGCGTTGAAGCCGCTGGTCCATCCCGAGCTTATCCGCATCGCCGAGTACGAGGGCGAGCCGGTGGCCTTCATGATGACCCTGCCGGACCTCAACGGCATCCAGAAGCGGGTGAACGGGGCCAAGGGCAAGCCGGGCGTGCTGGGCCTTATCAAGCTGCTCCTGTGGCTGCGCCGCCCGAACCCGGCCGACATGCGCGTGCCGCTGATGGGCGTGCGCAAGAAGCTGCAGTCCTCGCGCCTTGCCAGCCAGCTCGCTTTCATGATGATCGAGTTCATCCGCCGCTCGGCCACCGCCAAGTTCGGGGCGAAGCGTGCCGAGATCGGCTGGATCCTCGATGACAACCAGGGCATGGTTGCCATCGCCGACGCCATCGACAGCCAGATCAACCGCGAATACGTGATCTACGAAAAGGCGCTCTGA
- a CDS encoding phasin family protein, with protein sequence MAKPKAVPKTAPSSTAPAFAGLLNNFMLEDTTMDMSANFTSFQDAMAQAQSKAKEAFEKGTSMMGEASDFTKGNVEAMMESGKIFAEGMQSFGSEMVTEGRSAFETMSGDIKELAAAKSPTDFFKLQGDMVRKNFDTAVATSSKNSEAMLKLMSDAFAPLSGRVSMAMEKARKATSA encoded by the coding sequence GTGGCGAAACCCAAGGCGGTGCCCAAGACCGCTCCTTCATCCACTGCTCCCGCGTTTGCCGGGCTACTCAACAACTTCATGCTCGAGGATACGACAATGGACATGAGCGCTAACTTCACCAGCTTCCAGGACGCGATGGCACAGGCCCAGAGCAAGGCCAAGGAAGCCTTTGAGAAGGGTACGTCGATGATGGGCGAAGCATCCGATTTCACCAAGGGTAACGTCGAAGCAATGATGGAATCGGGCAAGATCTTTGCCGAGGGCATGCAGAGCTTCGGTTCGGAAATGGTCACCGAAGGACGCTCGGCGTTCGAGACCATGTCGGGTGACATCAAGGAACTCGCCGCCGCCAAGTCGCCGACCGACTTCTTCAAGCTCCAGGGCGACATGGTCCGCAAGAACTTCGACACCGCCGTGGCGACCAGCTCGAAGAACAGCGAAGCCATGCTCAAGCTGATGAGCGATGCCTTCGCCCCGCTCTCGGGCCGCGTCAGCATGGCCATGGAAAAGGCGCGCAAGGCCACTTCGGCCTGA
- the lptF gene encoding LPS export ABC transporter permease LptF produces the protein MKFLNAIDRYILRLVLMPMLGIFVLAASLLVLDKMLRLFDFVATEGGPVGVVFKLLVNMLPEYASLAIPLGLMLGILLAFRKLATSSELDVMRAVGLSYTRMLRVPYMITLVLVGVNFAIVGYLQPLSRYYYEELNYELQSGALGASIKVGEFTTLEDRIALRIDASEDEGRRLMGIFARVANSKGQVLSISAREGRFMALQGSPDTIILRLENGQIIQDMPGDAPRVLSFTRHDLPIDLPAIENFRQRGGQSREYLLPELMQLGWNKDSPQTAEERASSQANFNYRMVEVVMMLLLPLLAVALAIPPKRSTSSLGLFVSIVIIVAYHKVNQYASDVAALGRIDPVIGLWGPFLVLAALILWMYYRVAYVPGGQAIGWLEKGFEMLTKRLKSLLRRRRRSHGPVLPEPQDQN, from the coding sequence GTGAAATTTCTGAACGCCATAGACCGCTATATCCTGCGCCTCGTGCTCATGCCGATGCTGGGCATCTTCGTGCTCGCCGCCTCGCTGCTGGTGCTCGACAAGATGCTGCGCCTGTTCGACTTCGTGGCAACCGAAGGCGGGCCGGTCGGCGTTGTCTTCAAGCTTCTCGTCAACATGCTGCCCGAGTACGCGAGCCTGGCGATCCCGCTTGGTCTCATGCTCGGCATCCTGCTCGCCTTCCGCAAGCTTGCCACTTCGAGCGAACTCGACGTGATGCGCGCGGTGGGCCTGAGCTACACGCGCATGCTGCGCGTGCCCTACATGATCACGCTGGTGCTGGTGGGGGTGAACTTCGCCATCGTCGGCTACCTCCAGCCGCTCTCGCGCTACTACTACGAAGAGCTCAACTACGAGTTGCAGTCGGGCGCGCTCGGCGCCTCGATCAAGGTGGGCGAGTTCACCACGCTGGAGGACCGCATTGCCCTGCGCATCGATGCCAGCGAGGATGAGGGGCGCCGCCTCATGGGCATCTTCGCGCGCGTTGCCAACTCCAAGGGGCAGGTGCTCTCGATCTCGGCGCGCGAGGGCCGCTTCATGGCGCTCCAGGGCTCGCCCGACACGATCATCCTGCGCCTCGAGAACGGCCAGATCATTCAGGACATGCCCGGCGATGCGCCGCGTGTCCTGTCCTTTACCCGGCACGACCTGCCGATCGACCTGCCCGCGATCGAGAACTTCCGCCAGCGCGGCGGCCAGAGCCGCGAGTACCTGCTGCCCGAACTGATGCAGCTGGGCTGGAACAAGGACAGTCCGCAGACCGCCGAGGAGCGCGCCTCCAGCCAGGCCAATTTCAACTACCGCATGGTCGAGGTGGTGATGATGCTGCTCCTGCCGCTGCTGGCCGTGGCGCTCGCGATCCCGCCCAAGCGTTCGACCTCCTCGCTCGGTCTGTTCGTCTCGATCGTGATCATCGTCGCCTATCACAAGGTCAACCAGTACGCGAGCGACGTGGCCGCGCTGGGCCGGATCGATCCCGTGATCGGCCTTTGGGGGCCGTTCCTCGTGCTCGCCGCGCTGATCCTCTGGATGTATTACCGCGTGGCCTACGTGCCTGGCGGCCAGGCCATCGGCTGGCTGGAGAAGGGCTTCGAGATGCTCACCAAGCGCCTGAAGTCGCTCCTGCGCCGCCGTCGTCGCAGCCACGGCCCGGTTCTGCCCGAGCCGCAGGACCAGAATTGA